The following are from one region of the Methanoculleus caldifontis genome:
- a CDS encoding RNA-binding protein, with the protein MPKITVKKRHVIRKSQITELLDRLADEIGPSADLFRSDRIERAETDASVELYLVDKKPFLMASETWAFPTLRGLVEHPIPERRVVVDAGAVRFVANGADAMRPGIVSISPDIRQGHPVQVVEERYGKPLAVGVALLDAADMERQEKGKSVKSIHYVGDDIWNLEI; encoded by the coding sequence ATGCCGAAGATCACCGTAAAGAAGCGCCACGTCATCCGGAAATCGCAGATCACCGAGCTCCTGGACCGCCTCGCCGACGAGATCGGCCCGTCCGCAGACCTCTTCCGGTCGGACCGGATCGAGCGGGCCGAGACGGACGCTTCCGTCGAACTCTACCTCGTCGATAAAAAGCCGTTCCTGATGGCCTCCGAGACCTGGGCGTTTCCCACCCTCCGCGGCCTCGTCGAGCACCCGATCCCCGAGCGCCGGGTGGTCGTGGATGCCGGCGCGGTCAGGTTCGTCGCGAACGGCGCGGATGCCATGCGTCCGGGCATCGTCTCGATCTCACCGGATATCCGACAAGGGCACCCGGTGCAGGTCGTCGAGGAGCGCTACGGCAAACCGCTCGCCGTCGGGGTCGCTCTGCTCGACGCCGCCGACATGGAGCGGCAGGAGAAGGGCAAATCCGTCAAGAGCATCCATTACGTCGGCGACGATATCTGGAATCTTGAGATCTGA